CGTGTTAGATCATCTTTAGATAAATATTCAATTTCGATTTTACCTTTACCTGCTTTTTCTTGAATGTGCACGGATGTCCCAAATTTATCCATTAAGCGGTCTTCGCTCGCTGTTAAGTAAAATGGGCGCTTCTCTTTTTTAACAGGCTTAGACGGCACTTCAGCACCTTCTTGATTGATTTGTGCTACTAATTTCTCTAATTGACGAACCGTTAATTGTTCTTTGACGGCACGTTTCGCAATTGGCACGATTTGTTGCTCATCTTTAAGAGCTAGCAACGTTCTGGCAATCCCCATTGAAATTTCTTCTGAATGTAGCAACTCTTTAACAAGTGCTGGTAACGTCAATAAGCGTAAGTAGTTCGTAATATACGGACGACTTTTCCCTAATTTTTCAGCAATTTCATTTTGGGTTAATCCTAAGTTTTTCATCAGCATTTCATACGCTTCGGCTTCTTCTAACGGGCTTAAATCTTCACGTTGTAAGTTTTCTAAGACCGCGACTTGCATCATGGCTGCTTCGTCGAACTCACGAATAATCGCTGGAATTGTTTCTTTACCAGCTAAAATAGACGCACGGTAACGACGCTCACCCGCAATAATTTCATAGCCTTTAACTTCTGACTCACGTACAATAATCGGTTGAAACACGCCTGACTGCTCAATTGAACGTGCTAATTCTTTCAAGGCTTCTTCATCAAAAATTTTACGTGGTTGATACGGATTAGGGCGTAGTTCTGATAATGGAATTTCAACGATTTCTTCGCGTTTTACATCGACTTTTTCAATACTTGAAAAATCTTGGAATAACGCGTCGATACCGCGTCCCAATCCTTTACTGTTTTTATTTGCCTTCGTCATTTTCTAACACTTCCTTTGCTAATGCTAGATATACATCAGCGCCTCGTGAGCGCATATCGTAGTCGATGATTGATAAACCATGGCTTGGTGCTTCTGACAAGCGAATATTTCTTGGAATAATCGTGTCATATACGCGTTCTCTAAAGTATTTACGTACTTCTTCAACCACATCAGCCCCTAAGTTGGTACGGGCATCATACATCGTTAATAAAACACCTTCAATTTCTAAATCAGGATTAAAATGTTTTTGGACTAAACGAATCGTGTTAAGTAATTGACTTAACCCTTCAAGCGCGTAGTACTCACATTGAACTGGAATTAAAATAGAATCACTGGCAGTAAATGAGTTAATCGTTAAATGCCCTAGTGATGGTGGACAATCAATCAAAATAAAATCATACTCATTTTGAACCTCTCTTAACGCACTTTTCAAGCGTGTTTCTCTAGCCATCATTGGCGTTAATTCAATCTCTGCTCCCGCTAATTGAATCGTTGCTGGCACAATATCAAGATTTTCTCGAGAGGTTTGATGGATCACATTTTTAATAGGTTCTTCATTCACTAATACGTCATAAATATCCTTCACAACGTCTGCTTTTTTTATACCAATACCACTTGTTGCATTTCCCTGTGCGTCAATATCAATTAAAAGCACTTTTTTGCCATAATATGACAAACTTGCTCCCAAATTAACTGTCGTTGTTGTTTTACCAACCCCACCTTTTTGATTGGCTACCGAGATAATCCGTGCCATATACGTTCCTCCGATTCTTCTTACTTATTTTTAGACCTATCTTGCCCAACTTTAACATTCCTATTATATCATAAGACTTAACGGATTTCCGCAATCACTTTTGTTATCTATCATACGAGTGGGGTGTATTACTTAAGAAGTTAAGACGATTTCCTTCACACTATAGGATAGGTTGTTTATTGGGTGTTCCAGGTTTTCTAGGGAATTTTTTAGGTGTCTCTTTTTTCTTTTGAATAACGACCAAGTTACGGCGATCTTCTGTCCCAGGTAATTCAAGGTCGATTTCTTCGATAAACTTCCCGCCCATCATCGAGATGGCTTTTTTGGCTTCAGTAATTTCTTCTTCACTTTTTGCTGCTTTTAATGCCACGAAATAGCCATCTTTTTTAACTAATGGAATACATAGTTCGCTTAAAATATTCAAGCGCGCCACTGCACGAGCTGTGACTAAGTCAAAACTTTCACGGAAATTTTTATTTTGACCAAAGGTTTCGGCACGGTCATGGTATAAATGCACGTTATCTAATTCTAAAGCCATCGCTAATTCTGATAAAAATTTAATACGCTTGTTCAATGAGTCAACAATCGTCACTTCTAGGTTAGGAAACGCTATTTTAAGTGGAATACTTGGGAATCCTGCACCGGCTCCCACGTCACACATTGAAATATTTTCTTGAAAAACCTCTTTAGCTTGTGACAACATAATTGAGTCATAAAAATGCTTCAAGTAGACTTCTTCTTGCTCAGTAATCGCGGTTAAATTAATTTTTTCATTCCACTCAACTAACATCTCGTGGTATAACGCATATTGCTGCATTTGTTTGTCACTCAGTTCCACGCCAATCTGCGCTAATTGAGCTTTAAATTGTTCTGGTTTCATTATTTTTTCCTCTTTTCTATCATTCATTTCTTACTTTAACGTATCCGCAAACCGAGTTCAACTTTTCTATTTAACAAACTATTAAATAGTATTATTTTTTCTTAAAAAAGGGTGTGATAAAAGCATTTATTCATTAAAAAAAGGGAGGAACGGTGACAATTTTTATTACCGCTCCTCCTATAGTTAAATTAAACTATTTAATTCTTTCTCTAATTGTTTATTTTGATAATTAGTATAAAAATAAAAACATATACTATGAATGATTACTGTCAAAATTAACGCACACCACCAGTAAGGTATAATTAAATTAAACATCGTCTTATCGTACAAATTTACCGCTAGAAAACCCAATACCGTATTAACGAGCGTACTACTAATTATATTAATTATCGCTGGATAGGTGGCATATTTCCACAAATACGGATAAATAATGCCAAATACTAAGCCAAATAAAGCACCAATCAATACAATCGTCCAAATATATTCGTAAGATAGCTCCCGGTTTTCTCTAAATAAGGTCGATAATAATAGTAACCAAATAGTACTTCCTAACATTGTTTGAATAAATCCATTTTTTAGTTCTTTCATCATAATAATCTCTCCTTTATTTTTTTTGCATAATGTCTGCTTACTATATAAGTATTTTGATTAGTTGTTACGACTTCTAATCTAGAATATTGTCCCGTTTTGAATGATGCAACATTTGATAAATTAAGTATTGTAGATTGATTGATTCTATACAAAAACTTTTCTTCTAACATCGATAAATCTTTTAGTTTTTTATTTAAATGAAACTGAGAACCATCTAATGTAATTACTTTACTAATATGTCCTAACGATAAAATAGCCTCTATATCTACCAATTCAACAAGTCTACTTCGATTAGTTCTTATATCAGTTACTGTTACTCTAGATTGATGATTTAAGTACTCACTTATACGTTCAATAGTTTTTTTATTATCTGGATGGCTGATTATTTCGATTTGATCTACCAAACAGGACCTATCCCATATATTTTTTATCCTCATATAAAAGCCTCCTTTCTACAAAAACTAGTTTATCAATAGTTAGCTTTAACAAGAATTAAATTTGAGTACGTTGCAAAAAAAATTGTTTAGTTGCAAATAATCGACTACATGTAAAAAAGCCTAAACATTTCTGTCTAGACTTTCTTACTGGTTTAACTTTTACAAAAGGGAATCTGTTTGTTAAACAAACAAAATAGGGGGATGAAAAAAACTATATTCATAATATAAATGCGTTAGCTTAAAACAAGCTTAACTAACCCATTAAGACAAATAAAAAAGTCCAACTAATCTGTGCAGGACTAGCTAGACTTTCTTATAATAGTTCGATTATTTTAAAAAAGGGAAAATGCTTGTGTAACAAACATTTTGGGGAATGAAAAAAACTATACTCATAATATAGCGAGCTTAACTTAAAACAAACTTAAAAAACCAAAAATAAAAAATTTATTAAAATCAGACTATATCCAATAACTATTCAAACTTATAAGGTAGAATGAAAAAGCATTATTTTGATCAATTAAACGTTAACACTAACGAAAGTAGGAAAACTGATGGATTTTATTTGGTTTATTATTGATTTTATTATTCACATTGACCAACACCTCTTACAGATTATTAATCAATTTGGTAGTTGGACGTATTTAATTTTATTTGCCATTATTTTTGTTGAAA
This is a stretch of genomic DNA from Vagococcus zengguangii. It encodes these proteins:
- a CDS encoding ParB/RepB/Spo0J family partition protein, yielding MTKANKNSKGLGRGIDALFQDFSSIEKVDVKREEIVEIPLSELRPNPYQPRKIFDEEALKELARSIEQSGVFQPIIVRESEVKGYEIIAGERRYRASILAGKETIPAIIREFDEAAMMQVAVLENLQREDLSPLEEAEAYEMLMKNLGLTQNEIAEKLGKSRPYITNYLRLLTLPALVKELLHSEEISMGIARTLLALKDEQQIVPIAKRAVKEQLTVRQLEKLVAQINQEGAEVPSKPVKKEKRPFYLTASEDRLMDKFGTSVHIQEKAGKGKIEIEYLSKDDLTRILDILDISFDD
- a CDS encoding ParA family protein, giving the protein MARIISVANQKGGVGKTTTTVNLGASLSYYGKKVLLIDIDAQGNATSGIGIKKADVVKDIYDVLVNEEPIKNVIHQTSRENLDIVPATIQLAGAEIELTPMMARETRLKSALREVQNEYDFILIDCPPSLGHLTINSFTASDSILIPVQCEYYALEGLSQLLNTIRLVQKHFNPDLEIEGVLLTMYDARTNLGADVVEEVRKYFRERVYDTIIPRNIRLSEAPSHGLSIIDYDMRSRGADVYLALAKEVLENDEGK
- the rsmG gene encoding 16S rRNA (guanine(527)-N(7))-methyltransferase RsmG yields the protein MKPEQFKAQLAQIGVELSDKQMQQYALYHEMLVEWNEKINLTAITEQEEVYLKHFYDSIMLSQAKEVFQENISMCDVGAGAGFPSIPLKIAFPNLEVTIVDSLNKRIKFLSELAMALELDNVHLYHDRAETFGQNKNFRESFDLVTARAVARLNILSELCIPLVKKDGYFVALKAAKSEEEITEAKKAISMMGGKFIEEIDLELPGTEDRRNLVVIQKKKETPKKFPRKPGTPNKQPIL
- a CDS encoding LytTR family DNA-binding domain-containing protein; translated protein: MRIKNIWDRSCLVDQIEIISHPDNKKTIERISEYLNHQSRVTVTDIRTNRSRLVELVDIEAILSLGHISKVITLDGSQFHLNKKLKDLSMLEEKFLYRINQSTILNLSNVASFKTGQYSRLEVVTTNQNTYIVSRHYAKKIKERLL